A genomic region of Jeotgalibaca ciconiae contains the following coding sequences:
- a CDS encoding type IV toxin-antitoxin system AbiEi family antitoxin domain-containing protein, which produces MIQSKLTQLFIDNNGILMAKQTGFDDSTLRKAVERDDIKKHSRGIYLLDESH; this is translated from the coding sequence ATGATTCAATCCAAACTTACACAATTATTTATTGATAACAATGGTATCTTGATGGCGAAACAAACGGGTTTCGATGATTCTACTTTAAGGAAAGCAGTAGAACGTGACGATATTAAAAAGCACTCTAGAGGTATTTATTTGTTAGATGAATCACATTAA
- a CDS encoding SatD family protein — translation MTKKQEEILYAAIIGDIKDSRKISDRKKVQEKFRSVLQKINEKYAEDIASEFMITLGDSFQGLLKNKQVILTIIFEIELAMAPVSFRFGIGLGAISTDIQRDNSMEMDGAAYHRARKMIETIEENEKKYTQSETNTMILSGEGDQQTDQLLNTILSLATALKSKWSDRQKEIIYVYFTHGENQYKTAENLGIGQSSVNKALNIAKYYTYKTALLNASDFLALNFKEGD, via the coding sequence ATGACAAAGAAACAGGAAGAAATTCTGTATGCAGCCATTATAGGGGATATCAAAGATTCTCGTAAAATTTCTGACAGGAAAAAAGTACAGGAGAAATTTCGTTCCGTTTTACAAAAAATAAATGAAAAATATGCAGAGGATATCGCTTCTGAATTCATGATCACTTTAGGAGACAGTTTCCAAGGGTTGCTAAAAAACAAGCAAGTGATTTTAACCATTATTTTTGAAATCGAATTGGCTATGGCTCCCGTCTCCTTCCGGTTTGGTATTGGCTTAGGTGCTATCAGTACGGATATTCAGCGAGATAATTCGATGGAAATGGATGGTGCTGCCTACCACCGTGCAAGAAAAATGATTGAAACCATTGAGGAAAACGAGAAAAAATATACACAAAGTGAGACCAATACGATGATTCTTTCCGGAGAAGGCGATCAGCAAACAGATCAGCTATTGAATACTATTTTGTCTTTGGCAACAGCCTTGAAGTCCAAGTGGTCTGATCGACAAAAAGAAATCATTTATGTTTATTTCACCCATGGAGAAAACCAGTATAAAACAGCAGAAAATTTGGGAATTGGGCAATCGAGCGTGAATAAAGCCTTAAATATAGCGAAGTACTATACTTATAAAACGGCATTACTAAATGCTAGTGACTTTTTAGCTCTGAATTTTAAGGAGGGTGATTAA
- a CDS encoding IS30 family transposase produces MTYTHLTPNELVIIEAYFHQETPVAFVAKKLKRGRQAIYNVYHFLKQGKTALEYLEQYKKNKKRCGRKPIEIPKAEKEYIEDKTTQGWTPDVIVGRGEFSISCSVRTLYRRFKNGEFDQSKLPMQGKRKPNGHQERRGKQAFKRNIAERETDYASFETEFGHLEGDTIVGVNHKSAVITLVERLSKVIIALKPEGRKAIDIEKATNTWFQSVPKNLFKSITFDCGKEFSNWKNISNTNDIAIYFADPGTPSQRGLNEHSNGLLRKDGLPKEMDFNQVNQDFISSVASKRNHIPRKSLNYQTPLEVFLSYVNEEQLSRLI; encoded by the coding sequence ATGACCTATACCCATCTTACACCAAATGAACTCGTAATTATAGAGGCATATTTTCATCAAGAAACACCCGTTGCTTTCGTTGCCAAGAAACTTAAGCGTGGTAGACAGGCCATTTACAATGTTTATCATTTTCTTAAACAAGGAAAAACGGCTCTCGAATACCTCGAACAGTATAAGAAAAATAAAAAACGTTGTGGAAGAAAGCCGATTGAAATACCCAAAGCAGAAAAAGAATACATCGAAGACAAGACAACTCAAGGCTGGACCCCGGATGTGATTGTTGGACGAGGTGAGTTTTCAATTTCATGTTCTGTCCGTACCTTATATCGTCGTTTTAAAAATGGTGAGTTTGATCAAAGTAAGTTACCCATGCAAGGGAAACGAAAACCAAACGGTCATCAAGAACGTCGTGGAAAACAAGCATTCAAACGAAATATCGCTGAGCGAGAAACGGATTATGCTTCTTTTGAAACAGAGTTCGGGCATCTAGAAGGCGACACGATTGTCGGTGTCAATCATAAAAGTGCCGTCATCACCCTCGTTGAACGCCTTTCAAAAGTCATTATTGCTTTGAAACCTGAAGGTCGTAAAGCAATCGATATTGAAAAAGCAACGAATACTTGGTTTCAATCGGTTCCTAAAAATCTCTTTAAATCGATTACTTTCGATTGTGGTAAAGAGTTCTCAAATTGGAAAAATATCAGTAATACGAATGATATAGCTATTTATTTCGCAGACCCAGGAACACCATCACAACGAGGTTTAAACGAACACTCAAATGGTCTCCTTCGAAAAGATGGCCTACCGAAAGAAATGGATTTCAATCAAGTCAATCAGGATTTCATCTCCTCTGTGGCTTCAAAAAGAAATCATATACCCAGAAAATCACTGAACTACCAGACACCATTGGAAGTCTTTTTGAGTTATGTAAATGAAGAGCAGTTGTCTCGCTTAATTTGA
- a CDS encoding tyrosine-type recombinase/integrase, with translation MNFTYPIKQKKQLKNLMEVYPSNSKNRLLLEFGLRTGLRISDILSFKVGDVHKREYVWVQEKKTKKKKMIYLHPKLRQSIKLYAKTEKLSSNDYLFYSEKNPSKPIQRMQAHRIISYAGDMIGITPLSAHSLRKTFGYWSYKQGIDISLLQTIFQHSSQAVTLRYIGITQESINKVYETVDMGF, from the coding sequence ATGAATTTTACATATCCAATCAAGCAAAAAAAGCAACTTAAAAATCTAATGGAAGTATATCCGTCCAATTCGAAAAATCGGCTACTCTTAGAATTCGGTTTGCGTACCGGTTTACGTATCAGCGACATTCTGAGTTTCAAAGTCGGGGATGTACACAAGCGAGAATATGTATGGGTACAAGAAAAGAAAACGAAAAAGAAGAAAATGATTTATTTACATCCCAAGTTGAGGCAATCCATTAAATTATATGCTAAAACAGAAAAACTAAGCTCGAATGATTATTTGTTTTATTCGGAGAAAAATCCATCAAAGCCCATCCAACGTATGCAAGCTCACCGCATCATCTCTTATGCCGGTGATATGATTGGGATTACGCCATTAAGCGCCCACTCCCTGAGAAAGACCTTCGGATACTGGTCTTATAAGCAGGGGATAGACATCAGTTTATTGCAAACCATTTTTCAGCATTCATCTCAAGCTGTCACATTACGATATATTGGTATTACCCAGGAAAGCATTAATAAGGTTTACGAAACAGTTGACATGGGATTCTAA
- a CDS encoding type IV toxin-antitoxin system AbiEi family antitoxin domain-containing protein, with amino-acid sequence MLHWLTTNYPFLYHMSFPRGYHLVSAEQQSIKPYYLSSKELDEEYVVELNSWDSNPLRVTNLEKTMIDMLRYENVTPGLVDEMVDDYLDREDRNLERLETYAKRFKIEKLVEERILSAVQ; translated from the coding sequence ATGCTGCACTGGTTAACTACCAATTATCCATTTCTTTATCACATGTCATTTCCAAGAGGTTACCACCTGGTTTCTGCTGAACAGCAGAGCATCAAGCCTTACTATCTATCTAGTAAAGAGTTAGATGAAGAATATGTTGTTGAATTGAATAGTTGGGATAGTAATCCATTAAGAGTAACCAACTTAGAAAAAACAATGATTGATATGCTCCGATATGAAAATGTGACACCTGGACTAGTCGATGAAATGGTAGATGATTACTTAGATAGGGAGGATAGGAATCTTGAACGTTTAGAAACGTATGCAAAAAGATTTAAAATCGAGAAATTAGTTGAAGAGAGGATTTTGTCTGCTGTTCAGTAA
- a CDS encoding DUF3307 domain-containing protein — MDKEVWLLLFIGHVLGDFYFQSSSLAKAKETSVKKLRLHCLLYLVAMVGVTLAVFNWSLFSVAIVVSVLHFVIDGLKFLLTKYVSIKKDKNATIFLADQGLHILVLLLAAGYIKIHSIEIDYVTGLEFLINMFDLDMEHLLSWILILLVLVQPCSIVIKKVLNRYRPMNEEQLDEGVPNAGALIGILERLFILLMLYVNQFTAIGFVLTAKSIARYNKISENPQFAEYYLLGTLMSTLLIIISYFLIFL, encoded by the coding sequence GTGGATAAAGAAGTATGGTTGTTACTGTTTATTGGGCATGTCTTAGGTGACTTTTATTTTCAATCTTCCTCATTAGCGAAAGCAAAAGAAACATCTGTTAAGAAATTACGACTCCATTGTCTTCTCTATTTGGTTGCTATGGTGGGAGTAACGTTAGCTGTTTTTAATTGGTCCTTATTTAGTGTGGCTATAGTCGTCTCAGTCCTGCACTTCGTGATTGACGGTCTAAAATTCTTACTTACAAAATATGTTTCTATTAAAAAAGATAAAAATGCTACGATTTTTCTAGCAGATCAAGGATTACATATTCTTGTCTTACTTCTAGCAGCTGGCTATATCAAGATACATTCGATAGAAATAGACTATGTTACAGGATTAGAATTCTTAATAAATATGTTTGACTTGGATATGGAGCATCTTTTATCTTGGATACTGATTCTGCTAGTACTGGTCCAGCCATGCAGCATCGTTATAAAAAAAGTATTGAATCGCTATCGTCCAATGAATGAAGAACAATTGGATGAAGGTGTGCCAAATGCCGGAGCCTTGATTGGCATTCTGGAGCGTTTATTTATCTTGCTAATGCTGTATGTGAACCAATTTACTGCTATTGGATTTGTTCTAACAGCCAAATCTATTGCGAGATACAATAAAATTTCAGAAAATCCACAATTTGCAGAGTATTATCTATTAGGAACACTCATGAGCACCTTACTGATTATTATAAGTTACTTCCTAATTTTCTTATGA
- a CDS encoding M42 family metallopeptidase, with protein sequence MFKKEATISFLEELLSINSPSGFTKNAIDFLRETIESIGYETMDTPKGNLIVHVDGKDRHQTRGLSAHVDTLGLMVRSINSDGTLALTKLGGPLTPTLDGEYCEIITRDGKVYTGTILSNSPSIHVFKDASTKERDVDNLVVKIDERVKEEEDVQKLGIQNGDIIAYDPKVMVTDSGFIKSRFLDDKASVAILVSILKMLKEEGIVPTTNLKFIFSTYEEVGHGAAWIPEDITELLAVDMGCIGLDLDCTEYDVSICAKDSSGPYDYEMTTRLINFAKDKELDFAVDIYPMYGSDASAALSGGANIRAALIGPGVASSHGMERTHVDAIENTFKLIQEYIQN encoded by the coding sequence ATGTTTAAAAAAGAAGCAACGATTTCATTTTTAGAAGAATTACTTTCCATTAACAGCCCATCAGGCTTTACAAAAAATGCGATTGATTTTTTAAGGGAAACAATCGAATCAATTGGTTATGAAACAATGGATACCCCTAAAGGAAACTTGATTGTTCATGTAGATGGAAAGGATCGTCATCAAACTCGTGGTTTAAGCGCACACGTTGATACTTTAGGATTAATGGTCCGTTCCATTAACAGTGATGGAACATTAGCTTTGACTAAATTAGGTGGTCCATTAACACCAACACTAGATGGTGAATACTGTGAAATCATTACACGAGATGGGAAAGTTTATACGGGAACAATCTTATCCAATTCACCTTCTATTCACGTATTCAAAGATGCATCTACAAAGGAACGTGATGTAGACAATCTGGTTGTTAAAATCGATGAACGTGTAAAGGAAGAAGAGGATGTACAAAAACTTGGTATCCAAAATGGCGATATCATTGCCTATGACCCTAAAGTGATGGTGACTGATTCTGGTTTTATTAAGTCACGATTTTTAGATGATAAAGCTTCTGTAGCCATTCTGGTGAGTATTTTAAAAATGCTGAAAGAAGAAGGCATAGTGCCAACTACAAATTTGAAGTTCATTTTTTCAACATATGAAGAAGTGGGTCATGGAGCTGCTTGGATTCCTGAAGATATTACCGAACTCTTAGCTGTTGATATGGGATGTATCGGACTTGATTTAGACTGTACGGAATATGACGTTTCCATTTGTGCCAAAGATTCATCTGGTCCTTATGATTATGAAATGACAACGCGTTTAATTAACTTTGCTAAGGACAAAGAGTTAGATTTCGCTGTTGATATTTACCCAATGTATGGAAGTGATGCATCCGCAGCGCTGAGTGGTGGCGCAAATATCAGAGCAGCGCTTATTGGACCAGGGGTTGCAAGCAGCCATGGTATGGAACGAACTCATGTGGATGCGATTGAAAACACATTTAAGTTGATTCAAGAATATATTCAAAATTAA